One genomic segment of Panicum virgatum strain AP13 chromosome 2N, P.virgatum_v5, whole genome shotgun sequence includes these proteins:
- the LOC120659456 gene encoding 40S ribosomal protein S18-like: MSLIAGEDFQHILRLLNTNVDGKQKIMFALTSIKGVGRRFSNIVCKKADIDMNKRAGELTPDELERLMTVVANPRQFKVPDWFLNRKKDYKDGRFSQVVSNALDMKLRDDLERLKKIRNHRGLRHYWGLRVRGQHTKTTGRRGKTVGVSKKR; the protein is encoded by the exons ATG TCTCTGATCGCGGGGGAGGACTTCCAGCACATCCTGCGTCTGCTCAACACCAACGTGGATGGCAAGCAGAAGATCATGTTCGCGCTCACCTCCATCAAGGGTGTCGGCCGCCGCTTCTCCAACATCGTCTGCAAGAAGGCCGACATCGACATGAACAAGCG GGCTGGTGAACTGACCCCAGATGAGCTTGAGCGCCTCATGACTGTGGTTGCCAACCCCCGCCAGTTCAAGGTCCCTGACTGGTTCCTCAACAGGAAGAAGGATTACAAGGATGGTAGGTTCTCCCAGGTCGTTTCTAACGCTCTCGACATGAAGCTCAGGGATGACCTTGAGAGACTGAAGAAGATCAG GAACCACCGTGGTCTGCGTCACTACTGGGGCCTTCGTGTCCGTGGCCAGCACACCAAGACCACCGGAAGGCGTGGAAAGACTGTTGGTGTGTCGAAGAAGAGATAA